A single region of the Leptotrichia sp. OH3620_COT-345 genome encodes:
- the rpoB gene encoding DNA-directed RNA polymerase subunit beta: MNKLIERYSFGKIIDRGEMPHFLEFQINSYEDFLQAKVIPQKRENKGLEGIFNEIFPIESSNGLLKLEYLWYEIHDNDEPLNDELECKKRGKTYSGQLKVRLKLTNKRTQEIQETLVHFGDIPLMTEQATFVINGAERVVVSQLHRSPGVTFNKELNIQTGKDVFIGKIIPYKGTWLEFETDKNDILNVKIDRRKKVLATVFLKAVDFFNDNAEIMDEFFEVKEIELTPLYKKYKGEELEDILRSKLEGSFNKEDILDEETGEFISEAEELIDSVVVEKLIENKVEKIKMWEVKPEDRVIANSLIHDSTKTNDEAVIEVFRKLRPGDLVTVESARSLVKQMFFNPQRYDLANVGRYKINKRLKLDLPEDEIVLTKEDVLQTINYVRNLANGEGYTDDIDNLSNRRVRGVGELLSIQVKGGMMKMAKMVKEKMTIQDITTLTPQSLLNTKPLNALILEFFGSGQLSQFMDQSNPLAELTHKRRISALGPGGLSRERAGFEVRDVHNSHYGRICPIETPEGPNIGLIGSLSTYGKVNKYGFIETPFVKIENGKANFNDIEYLGADEEEGLFIAQADTLIDEDGNFLTDEVVCRYGEEIVHIEKSKVDLLDVSPKQLVSVSAGLIPFLEHDDANRALMGSNMQRQAVPLLKTEAPYVGTGLERKVAIDSGAVITSKATGKVTYVDANKIIVTDKTGKEYTHRLLNFEKSNQSMCLHQKPITDVGVKVKKGDIIADGPSTAGGDLALGKNILLAFMPWEGYNFEDAILISERLRKDDVFTSLHIEEFDIEARTTKLGDEEITREIPNVSEEALRNLDENGIIRIGAHVTPDDILVGKVTPKGESEPPAEEKLLRAIFGEKAKDVRDTSLRLPHGVKGTVVDVLELSKENGDDLKAGVNKLVRVYIAEKRKIMVGDKMSGRHGNKGVVSRVLPIEDMPHLENGTPIDVCINPLGVPSRMNIGQVLEVHLGLAIGDIDKYVATPVFDGAGEEDVKDYLEEAGYSRTGKVKLIDGRTGEPFDNPVTVGRMYMLKLHHLVEDKMHARAIGPYSLVTQQPLGGKAQFGGQRLGEMEVWALEAYGASNILQEMLTVKSDDISGRTKTYEAIVKGQSMPEADAPESFKVLIKEFQSLGLDVTLYDKEGEAIELDKNTEL, encoded by the coding sequence ATGAACAAACTTATTGAAAGATATAGTTTTGGGAAAATAATAGATAGAGGAGAAATGCCTCATTTTTTGGAATTTCAAATAAACTCTTATGAAGATTTTTTACAAGCTAAAGTAATACCGCAAAAAAGAGAAAATAAAGGCTTAGAGGGAATTTTCAATGAAATTTTTCCAATTGAATCAAGTAACGGTTTATTAAAACTGGAGTATTTATGGTATGAAATACATGATAACGACGAACCTCTGAATGACGAACTGGAATGTAAAAAAAGAGGAAAAACATATTCAGGACAGTTAAAAGTAAGACTAAAACTGACAAATAAAAGAACTCAGGAAATACAGGAAACATTAGTACATTTTGGAGATATACCGTTAATGACTGAGCAAGCTACATTTGTGATTAACGGAGCTGAAAGAGTCGTTGTTTCACAATTACATAGATCGCCGGGTGTCACTTTTAATAAAGAGTTAAATATTCAAACTGGTAAAGATGTGTTTATTGGGAAAATAATTCCGTATAAAGGAACATGGCTGGAGTTTGAAACTGATAAAAACGATATTTTAAATGTAAAAATTGATAGAAGAAAGAAAGTATTAGCTACAGTGTTTTTAAAAGCTGTGGATTTTTTCAATGATAATGCGGAAATAATGGATGAATTTTTTGAAGTGAAGGAAATAGAATTGACTCCTCTTTATAAAAAATATAAAGGTGAGGAGCTTGAAGATATACTTAGAAGCAAGCTTGAAGGAAGCTTTAATAAGGAAGACATTTTAGATGAAGAAACCGGGGAATTTATTTCTGAAGCTGAAGAACTTATAGATAGTGTAGTTGTTGAAAAATTGATTGAAAATAAAGTCGAAAAAATAAAAATGTGGGAAGTAAAACCTGAAGACAGAGTAATAGCTAATTCACTAATACATGATAGCACAAAGACTAATGATGAGGCAGTTATAGAAGTATTCAGAAAATTGAGACCGGGAGATTTGGTAACTGTAGAAAGTGCCAGATCACTTGTAAAACAGATGTTCTTTAATCCTCAAAGATATGATTTGGCAAACGTGGGAAGATATAAAATAAACAAGCGCCTTAAACTTGACTTACCCGAAGATGAAATAGTACTGACGAAAGAGGATGTACTTCAGACAATAAATTATGTAAGAAACCTTGCAAACGGAGAAGGATATACAGATGATATTGACAATCTTTCCAACAGAAGGGTGAGAGGAGTTGGAGAATTGCTCTCTATACAGGTTAAGGGTGGAATGATGAAAATGGCTAAAATGGTTAAGGAAAAAATGACTATTCAGGACATTACGACTCTAACACCTCAAAGTTTGCTAAACACAAAACCTTTAAATGCTCTAATTCTTGAATTTTTTGGAAGCGGACAATTGTCTCAATTTATGGATCAATCGAATCCTCTTGCCGAACTGACACATAAAAGAAGAATATCAGCATTGGGACCAGGGGGACTTTCAAGAGAAAGAGCGGGATTTGAAGTTCGTGACGTTCACAATTCACACTATGGAAGAATTTGTCCTATAGAAACACCGGAAGGACCAAACATAGGTCTTATAGGGTCTCTTTCCACATATGGGAAAGTGAATAAATACGGATTTATAGAAACTCCGTTTGTAAAAATAGAAAATGGAAAAGCAAATTTTAATGACATAGAATATTTAGGTGCGGATGAAGAAGAAGGGCTTTTTATTGCACAGGCTGATACACTTATTGATGAGGACGGGAATTTTTTGACTGATGAAGTTGTATGTAGATATGGTGAAGAAATAGTTCATATTGAAAAATCAAAGGTAGATCTTCTGGATGTTTCGCCTAAGCAGCTTGTATCAGTATCGGCAGGATTAATACCATTTCTTGAACATGATGATGCCAACAGGGCACTAATGGGATCAAATATGCAACGACAGGCTGTGCCTCTATTAAAAACCGAAGCACCTTATGTAGGAACGGGGCTTGAAAGAAAAGTGGCAATAGATTCGGGAGCGGTAATAACTTCAAAAGCTACAGGAAAAGTTACATATGTCGATGCAAATAAAATTATAGTGACTGATAAAACGGGTAAAGAATATACTCACAGATTACTGAACTTTGAAAAGTCAAATCAATCAATGTGTTTACATCAAAAGCCTATTACTGATGTAGGTGTAAAAGTAAAAAAAGGTGATATTATTGCAGACGGACCTTCAACAGCCGGAGGAGATTTGGCTCTCGGAAAAAATATACTTTTGGCATTTATGCCTTGGGAAGGGTATAATTTCGAGGATGCGATTTTAATATCTGAAAGACTGAGAAAAGATGATGTATTTACGTCACTCCACATAGAAGAATTTGATATTGAAGCGAGAACTACAAAACTTGGAGATGAAGAAATAACAAGGGAAATTCCTAACGTTTCTGAAGAAGCATTGAGAAACCTTGACGAAAATGGAATAATAAGAATAGGTGCTCATGTAACTCCTGATGATATTCTTGTGGGAAAAGTAACACCTAAAGGTGAAAGTGAACCTCCTGCAGAAGAAAAACTTTTAAGGGCTATTTTCGGAGAAAAGGCAAAAGATGTTAGAGATACATCATTAAGATTGCCTCACGGAGTAAAAGGAACAGTTGTAGATGTCCTTGAATTATCTAAAGAAAATGGAGATGATTTAAAGGCAGGAGTAAATAAACTTGTAAGAGTATATATAGCAGAAAAAAGAAAAATAATGGTTGGAGATAAAATGTCCGGACGTCATGGAAATAAAGGGGTTGTTTCAAGAGTATTGCCTATCGAAGATATGCCGCATTTGGAAAATGGAACTCCGATAGATGTATGTATAAATCCTCTTGGAGTACCGTCACGTATGAATATAGGGCAGGTATTGGAAGTGCATTTGGGGCTTGCCATAGGAGATATTGATAAATATGTAGCGACACCTGTATTTGACGGAGCGGGAGAAGAAGATGTGAAAGACTATCTGGAAGAAGCGGGATACAGCCGAACGGGTAAAGTAAAGCTTATAGACGGAAGAACGGGAGAACCTTTTGATAATCCCGTAACAGTTGGAAGAATGTATATGCTGAAACTTCATCACCTTGTTGAAGATAAAATGCATGCAAGAGCAATAGGACCTTATTCACTGGTAACTCAACAACCTTTGGGAGGAAAAGCACAGTTTGGAGGACAAAGATTGGGAGAAATGGAAGTATGGGCTCTTGAGGCATACGGAGCTTCAAATATACTTCAGGAAATGCTTACTGTAAAATCTGACGATATAAGCGGAAGAACAAAAACATATGAAGCAATAGTAAAAGGACAATCGATGCCTGAAGCCGATGCACCTGAATCATTTAAAGTATTAATAAAGGAATTTCAGTCTTTAGGACTTGATGTAACTCTTTACGATAAAGAAGGAGAAGCAATAGAACTGGATAAAAATACAGAACTGTAA
- the rplJ gene encoding 50S ribosomal protein L10 → MPAQSKLEAVEKLTAKLKDAKAMVFVDYRGISVNEDTELRKQARESGVEYFVAKNRLMKIALKSVGIDTNFDDLLEGTTSFAIGYEDGVAPSKLVFNFGKKLKDKLIIKGGMLSGDRVDTDTVEALAKLPSREELLGQIAYGLLSPVRMLAVGLSNLAEKIESGEPLEAKTEVTEAVEAN, encoded by the coding sequence TTGCCGGCACAATCAAAATTAGAAGCAGTTGAAAAGCTGACTGCCAAATTGAAAGATGCTAAAGCAATGGTTTTTGTTGATTATAGAGGAATCAGCGTAAATGAAGATACTGAACTGAGAAAACAAGCAAGAGAATCAGGAGTTGAATATTTTGTAGCTAAAAACAGACTTATGAAAATAGCTTTGAAATCAGTAGGTATTGACACGAACTTTGATGATTTATTAGAAGGTACAACATCATTTGCAATAGGTTATGAAGATGGAGTTGCACCATCCAAGTTGGTATTTAATTTCGGTAAAAAACTGAAAGATAAATTGATTATCAAAGGCGGAATGTTAAGTGGAGACAGAGTTGATACTGATACTGTTGAAGCATTGGCTAAACTGCCGTCAAGAGAAGAGTTACTCGGTCAGATTGCGTATGGACTACTTTCTCCTGTCAGAATGTTAGCTGTAGGATTATCAAACTTAGCTGAAAAAATAGAGTCAGGTGAACCGTTAGAAGCAAAAACTGAAGTGACAGAAGCTGTAGAAGCAAATTAA
- the rplA gene encoding 50S ribosomal protein L1 gives MAKRGKRYNDISQKVDKMKVYTPEEALELVFDTKSAKFTETVELAIRLGVDPRHADQQVRGTVVLPHGTGKTIKILVITSGDNIQKALNAGADYAGDDEYISKIQGGWMDFDLVIATPDMMPKLGKLGKTLGTKGLMPNPKSGTVTTDVEKTVEEFKKGKVAFKVDKLGSIHLPIGKVNFDKQAIVDNFKVALDQIIKLKPAASKGQYLRTVAISLTMGPGIKIDPLLAGTFATK, from the coding sequence ATGGCAAAAAGAGGAAAAAGATATAATGATATCTCTCAAAAAGTGGATAAAATGAAGGTTTATACTCCGGAGGAAGCACTTGAACTGGTTTTTGACACTAAAAGTGCTAAATTTACAGAAACTGTTGAACTGGCAATCAGACTTGGAGTAGATCCGAGACATGCTGATCAACAAGTAAGAGGTACAGTAGTATTACCGCATGGAACAGGAAAAACAATCAAAATACTTGTAATTACTTCAGGTGATAACATCCAGAAAGCATTGAATGCAGGAGCGGATTATGCCGGAGATGATGAATATATATCAAAAATTCAAGGCGGATGGATGGACTTTGACTTAGTAATAGCGACTCCCGATATGATGCCTAAATTGGGGAAATTAGGGAAAACATTAGGGACTAAAGGATTAATGCCTAATCCTAAATCAGGAACGGTTACAACTGATGTTGAGAAAACAGTAGAAGAATTTAAAAAAGGTAAAGTAGCATTTAAAGTGGATAAATTAGGATCAATTCACCTTCCAATAGGAAAAGTAAATTTTGATAAGCAGGCTATAGTTGATAATTTTAAAGTAGCTTTAGATCAGATAATAAAATTAAAACCTGCAGCTTCAAAAGGACAATATTTAAGAACAGTTGCCATATCATTGACTATGGGGCCGGGAATTAAAATTGATCCGCTATTGGCTGGGACTTTTGCTACAAAGTAA
- the malQ gene encoding 4-alpha-glucanotransferase — MFERSSGILLHPGSLPGKYGIGTLGHEAMKFIDFLKKSNQKLWQIFPLGPTGYGDSPYQSFSSFAGNPYLIDFDTLISYGLLPNEDFDNTFWGENPEYIDYGAIYNQKFPLLKKAFNNFKLGDFTELKNEFHKFKEENSSWLEDYSMFISLKNRFNGLQWGQWPEDIKLRNIEAINKYREELYDEIEFQKFIQYLFFKQWFEIKKYANENGIKIIGDIPIFVAADSADTWANPEIFLFDHNLNPVKVAGVPPDYFSETGQLWGNPLYNWDKLAETNYKWWIERVRANLSICDIIRIDHFRGFESYWAVPFGDDTAQNGEWQKGPGISLFSAIKNQLGELPIIAEDLGFMTPEVINLREETGFPGMKILGFAFDSGEENDYLPHTYVKNCVVYTGTHDNDTLAGWFDKANENDRNFAKEYLNISDNSQMNWGMIKGAWRSVADMAIAPIQDFLGLGSEARINTPGIASGNWQWRLEENMLTDELAEKIAKITKMYGR; from the coding sequence ATGTTTGAACGAAGTTCGGGAATTCTGCTTCATCCTGGATCTTTGCCCGGAAAATACGGGATAGGAACTTTAGGACACGAAGCAATGAAATTTATTGATTTTCTGAAAAAATCAAATCAGAAATTATGGCAGATATTTCCTTTAGGTCCTACGGGGTACGGAGATTCTCCTTATCAGTCATTTTCATCTTTTGCAGGAAATCCTTATTTGATTGATTTTGATACGTTAATTTCGTACGGATTGTTACCAAACGAAGATTTTGACAATACATTCTGGGGAGAAAATCCTGAATATATTGATTACGGAGCAATATATAATCAGAAATTTCCATTACTCAAAAAAGCTTTTAACAACTTTAAGTTAGGAGATTTCACTGAATTGAAAAATGAATTTCATAAATTCAAGGAAGAAAACAGCTCATGGCTTGAAGATTATTCAATGTTCATTTCTTTAAAAAACCGTTTTAACGGACTGCAATGGGGACAATGGCCTGAAGATATTAAGCTGAGAAATATTGAAGCAATAAATAAATACAGGGAAGAGCTTTATGACGAAATTGAATTTCAGAAATTTATTCAATATCTGTTTTTCAAACAATGGTTTGAAATAAAAAAATATGCCAATGAAAACGGAATAAAAATTATAGGAGACATTCCTATATTTGTGGCGGCTGACAGTGCCGATACATGGGCAAATCCGGAAATTTTTCTGTTTGACCATAATTTAAACCCTGTAAAAGTAGCAGGTGTTCCACCTGATTATTTCAGTGAAACGGGACAGCTCTGGGGAAATCCTTTATATAACTGGGATAAGCTTGCAGAAACAAATTACAAATGGTGGATAGAGAGAGTCAGAGCAAATTTATCAATATGCGACATTATCAGAATTGATCATTTCAGAGGTTTTGAATCATACTGGGCTGTGCCTTTCGGTGATGATACAGCTCAAAACGGAGAATGGCAGAAAGGACCGGGAATTTCTCTTTTTAGTGCTATTAAAAATCAATTGGGGGAATTACCGATTATTGCTGAAGATTTGGGTTTTATGACTCCTGAAGTAATTAACCTTAGAGAAGAAACAGGATTTCCCGGAATGAAAATTTTAGGTTTTGCTTTTGATTCGGGAGAAGAAAATGATTATTTGCCTCATACGTATGTAAAAAACTGTGTAGTTTATACAGGAACACATGATAACGACACATTGGCAGGATGGTTTGACAAAGCAAATGAAAATGACAGAAATTTTGCAAAGGAATACTTGAATATAAGTGATAATTCCCAAATGAACTGGGGAATGATAAAAGGCGCATGGCGTTCAGTTGCCGATATGGCAATAGCTCCTATTCAGGATTTTCTCGGATTGGGAAGTGAAGCGAGAATAAATACTCCGGGTATAGCTTCCGGAAATTGGCAATGGAGACTGGAGGAAAATATGCTGACTGATGAACTTGCCGAAAAAATTGCTAAAATTACTAAAATGTACGGAAGATAA
- a CDS encoding DUF1858 domain-containing protein has protein sequence MAKVDKDMNIMEAVERYPIIAQVLMRYGLGCVGCIISSAETLGEGIAAHGLNPDIIIEEVNMILEKQEG, from the coding sequence ATGGCAAAAGTAGATAAAGATATGAATATAATGGAAGCTGTTGAAAGATATCCTATAATTGCACAAGTTTTAATGAGATATGGATTAGGTTGTGTAGGATGTATAATTTCAAGTGCTGAAACATTAGGTGAAGGTATTGCGGCACATGGACTAAATCCTGATATTATAATTGAAGAAGTAAATATGATATTGGAAAAACAGGAAGGATAA
- the nadR gene encoding multifunctional transcriptional regulator/nicotinamide-nucleotide adenylyltransferase/ribosylnicotinamide kinase NadR, with protein MERNSEEMKNKEKIKNGIVFGKFYPLHIGHVDFIQKAVGMVDNLYVTVCTDKERDINLFKESKMKKMPTAQDRIKFLEQTFKYQDNIKILHLNEEGIPSYPNGWKGWSDRVRELLLKNNIKIDTIFTNETQDVENYRKNFINLNDVKEIFNNELEIITTDIARNNFRISATEIRRNPYENWIFIPKYVRRFFALKVAIIGSENAGKTNLTHKLANYFNTSFAREHRKEFIKNHSKILGYEDYNQIVHKQNQEIINSVKNSNKISIMDTEYLTLQTYSLIDTGKENKEIQKFIKNSNFDIIIYIDKNNNSRFDNQLKKLLEKYNIKYFILPFNKKKNNFTEVYNKSTEIIENYIGK; from the coding sequence TTGGAAAGAAATTCGGAAGAAATGAAAAATAAAGAAAAAATAAAAAATGGAATAGTTTTCGGGAAATTTTATCCTCTACACATCGGACATGTGGATTTTATCCAAAAAGCAGTCGGCATGGTAGATAATTTGTATGTAACAGTGTGTACAGATAAAGAACGTGATATAAATTTGTTTAAAGAATCAAAAATGAAAAAAATGCCTACAGCTCAGGATAGGATAAAATTTTTGGAACAAACTTTTAAATATCAGGACAATATTAAAATTCTTCATTTGAATGAAGAAGGAATACCTTCTTATCCTAATGGATGGAAAGGATGGAGTGACAGGGTAAGAGAACTTCTTTTAAAGAATAATATAAAGATAGATACGATTTTCACTAATGAAACACAGGATGTAGAAAATTATAGAAAAAATTTTATAAACTTAAATGATGTCAAAGAGATTTTTAACAATGAACTTGAAATTATTACAACCGATATCGCGAGGAATAATTTTAGGATAAGTGCAACGGAAATAAGAAGAAATCCATATGAAAATTGGATTTTTATACCGAAATATGTAAGAAGATTTTTTGCTTTGAAAGTAGCGATAATAGGTTCTGAAAATGCGGGAAAAACTAATTTGACACATAAGTTGGCAAATTATTTTAACACTTCTTTTGCAAGAGAACACAGAAAAGAGTTTATAAAAAATCATTCTAAAATTTTAGGATACGAGGATTACAATCAAATAGTGCATAAACAAAATCAGGAAATAATAAATTCAGTAAAAAATTCAAATAAAATATCTATTATGGATACTGAATACCTGACATTACAAACATATTCTTTAATAGATACGGGAAAAGAAAATAAAGAGATACAAAAATTTATAAAAAACAGTAATTTTGATATAATAATTTATATAGATAAAAATAATAACAGCAGATTTGACAATCAATTAAAAAAATTACTTGAGAAATACAATATAAAATATTTTATTCTTCCTTTTAATAAGAAAAAAAATAATTTTACAGAAGTTTATAACAAAAGTACAGAAATAATAGAAAATTATATTGGAAAATAA
- the secE gene encoding preprotein translocase subunit SecE — protein sequence MSKFNISETFKNLITEYKKIYWPNKNEIFHVTIIVLLITLFVALCILFFDNSFDFILNRLTAILKSFLGGR from the coding sequence ATGAGTAAATTTAATATATCGGAAACATTTAAAAACCTAATCACTGAATACAAAAAAATATACTGGCCAAATAAAAATGAAATTTTTCATGTAACTATAATAGTTCTGCTTATAACTTTGTTTGTTGCTTTATGTATATTGTTTTTCGATAATTCATTTGATTTTATACTTAATAGGTTGACTGCTATTTTAAAAAGTTTTTTAGGAGGCAGATAA
- the rplL gene encoding 50S ribosomal protein L7/L12, translating into MAFNKEQFIEDLKSMSVLELKEVVEAIEETFGVSAQPVAVAGGAAAGGAGAAEEKTEFDVILVSAGAAKLAVIKEVRGITGLGLKEAKELVEAGGKAVKEGVSKDEAEALKAQLEGAGATIELK; encoded by the coding sequence ATGGCATTTAATAAAGAACAATTTATAGAAGATTTAAAAAGCATGTCTGTACTTGAATTAAAAGAAGTAGTAGAGGCAATCGAAGAAACGTTTGGAGTTTCTGCACAACCTGTAGCTGTCGCGGGAGGAGCTGCAGCAGGAGGAGCAGGAGCTGCTGAAGAAAAAACAGAATTTGATGTAATTCTTGTATCTGCAGGAGCTGCGAAACTTGCAGTTATTAAAGAAGTAAGAGGAATAACTGGATTAGGTCTGAAAGAAGCTAAAGAATTAGTTGAAGCCGGAGGAAAAGCAGTGAAAGAAGGGGTTTCCAAAGATGAAGCTGAAGCTTTAAAAGCACAGCTTGAAGGTGCAGGAGCAACTATAGAATTAAAATAG
- the nusG gene encoding transcription termination/antitermination protein NusG — MNEEVIYEKKWYIIHTYSGYEKKVATDLEKRIESLNLTDRVFRILVPEEEVLEEKRGKMVKVPRKLFPSYVMVEMLSIKEENELGLGYRVDSEAWYIIRNTNGVTGFVGVGSDPIPLSDEEAEELLSKIGITDENKVKYNIDFEIGEKVIVKKDSFLDQEGEVSEIDYEHGRVKVMLEVFGRLTPVEFEYNEIEKK, encoded by the coding sequence ATGAATGAAGAGGTTATATATGAAAAAAAGTGGTATATAATCCACACTTATTCCGGTTATGAAAAAAAAGTGGCGACTGACCTGGAAAAAAGAATTGAGTCGCTAAATCTCACAGACAGAGTTTTCAGAATACTTGTTCCTGAAGAAGAAGTCCTTGAAGAAAAAAGAGGAAAGATGGTAAAAGTTCCCAGAAAGCTTTTTCCAAGTTATGTAATGGTAGAAATGCTGTCAATCAAGGAAGAAAATGAATTGGGATTAGGATATCGTGTAGATAGTGAAGCGTGGTACATTATAAGAAATACAAACGGTGTTACGGGATTTGTAGGGGTAGGAAGTGATCCTATACCGTTATCAGATGAGGAAGCTGAAGAACTTCTGTCAAAAATAGGAATTACCGATGAAAATAAAGTGAAGTATAATATTGACTTTGAAATCGGTGAAAAAGTAATAGTAAAAAAAGATTCATTCTTAGATCAGGAAGGAGAAGTGTCCGAAATAGATTATGAGCATGGAAGAGTAAAAGTTATGCTTGAAGTTTTTGGAAGGCTGACTCCTGTAGAATTTGAATATAATGAAATTGAAAAGAAATAA
- a CDS encoding OmpP1/FadL family transporter, with product MKLKIAIMSLLASTILSAASIDYLSNNSASFFQNPSQTGKITVEGVFYNPAGTVFLEDGIYLNANMQNSLIEESMILKGKKYGSKTYAGAPSFNVLYKKDNFSIFGNASVIAGGATLKYKEGVAGVQLAGDAFNQLTGGRLGAKLIENNFKGQNRYYQLMTGGAYRINDKFSIAGGLKYVLGVRKLKGNASYSYNPLVGRVIGLSGNELHLDSERTASGIGGVIGFDYKPTDTLNFGLKYETPVKLKFKAKASEVKGMSVAGKPLGISFFYPEYADGAKYRRDLPGVLSLGVSKDMGKFTYSAGYIHYFNKAAKMDRFKYKNGHELNLGLDYRINDKFIWHAGFNYADTGAPRNTFNDVEYGVNSQIYATGLTYKPTENSEWKFGIAHVSYNSANGEKEKTLLPGVSLDKSQVKYDKSINVFTVGYTHKF from the coding sequence ATGAAATTAAAAATAGCTATTATGTCATTATTGGCAAGTACGATTTTAAGTGCGGCAAGTATTGATTACTTGTCAAATAATTCCGCCTCATTTTTTCAAAATCCATCACAGACGGGGAAAATAACTGTAGAAGGAGTATTTTATAACCCGGCGGGAACGGTATTTTTAGAGGATGGGATATATCTCAATGCAAATATGCAAAATTCTTTAATTGAAGAATCGATGATATTAAAAGGAAAGAAATACGGTTCAAAAACTTATGCAGGTGCACCATCCTTCAATGTTTTATATAAAAAGGATAATTTTTCAATATTTGGAAATGCAAGTGTTATAGCCGGTGGGGCTACATTAAAATATAAAGAAGGTGTAGCAGGAGTACAACTTGCCGGAGATGCTTTCAATCAACTTACAGGAGGACGTCTCGGAGCTAAACTTATTGAAAATAATTTCAAAGGACAAAACAGATATTACCAATTAATGACAGGAGGAGCTTATAGAATAAATGATAAGTTTTCAATAGCCGGAGGGCTGAAATATGTACTGGGAGTTAGAAAACTTAAAGGGAATGCATCATACAGCTACAATCCTCTTGTAGGAAGGGTGATAGGACTTAGCGGAAATGAGCTGCACCTTGATTCGGAAAGGACAGCGAGCGGTATAGGCGGAGTAATAGGATTTGATTATAAACCTACTGATACATTGAATTTCGGATTAAAATACGAAACTCCGGTAAAATTGAAGTTCAAGGCTAAGGCAAGTGAAGTAAAGGGAATGTCCGTAGCAGGAAAGCCTCTGGGAATTTCATTTTTTTATCCTGAGTATGCAGATGGAGCAAAATACAGAAGAGATTTACCGGGAGTATTATCATTAGGAGTTTCTAAGGATATGGGGAAATTTACATATTCGGCAGGATATATCCATTATTTCAATAAAGCTGCAAAAATGGACAGATTTAAATATAAAAACGGTCATGAACTAAATTTGGGTCTGGATTACAGAATAAACGATAAATTTATATGGCATGCAGGGTTTAACTATGCGGATACGGGAGCACCAAGAAATACATTTAATGATGTTGAATATGGAGTTAACTCTCAAATATATGCTACAGGGCTTACATATAAGCCTACTGAAAATTCTGAATGGAAATTCGGTATAGCACATGTTTCATATAATTCGGCAAACGGAGAAAAAGAAAAAACTTTACTTCCGGGAGTGTCTCTTGATAAATCCCAAGTAAAATATGATAAATCTATAAATGTATTTACTGTAGGATATACACATAAATTTTAA
- the rplK gene encoding 50S ribosomal protein L11 translates to MAKEVIGKIKLQLEAGKANPAPPVGPALGQHGVNIPEFCKAFNAQTQDKIGFVIPVEISVYADRSFTFVLKTPPASDLLKKAAKTQKGAANSKKDTAGKITKEQLKEIAETKMPDLNAGSLEAAMNIIAGTARSMGIKIEE, encoded by the coding sequence ATGGCTAAAGAAGTAATCGGAAAGATTAAATTACAATTGGAAGCAGGGAAAGCAAATCCTGCACCACCTGTAGGACCTGCATTAGGACAGCACGGAGTAAATATTCCTGAATTTTGTAAAGCATTTAATGCTCAAACTCAAGATAAAATCGGATTTGTAATTCCGGTGGAAATATCAGTTTATGCAGATAGAAGTTTTACATTTGTATTGAAAACACCACCTGCATCGGATCTTTTGAAAAAAGCTGCTAAAACTCAAAAAGGAGCTGCTAATTCAAAAAAAGATACAGCAGGAAAAATTACAAAGGAACAATTGAAAGAAATTGCTGAAACAAAGATGCCTGACTTAAATGCGGGAAGTCTAGAAGCAGCTATGAACATAATTGCCGGGACTGCAAGAAGTATGGGAATAAAAATAGAAGAATAA
- the rpmG gene encoding 50S ribosomal protein L33, whose translation MRVQVILECTETKLRHYVTTKNKKTHPERLEMRKYNPVLKRHSLYREVK comes from the coding sequence ATGAGAGTACAAGTTATTTTAGAATGCACGGAAACAAAATTAAGACATTATGTTACAACTAAAAACAAAAAGACTCATCCTGAAAGACTGGAAATGAGAAAATATAATCCGGTGCTGAAAAGACATTCTCTATACAGAGAAGTTAAATAA